In a single window of the Subtercola sp. PAMC28395 genome:
- a CDS encoding GNAT family N-acetyltransferase — MSSTDDYGFRTFPAAEADPATNTWIQAERRGFHDTRATDEQLARTADHLVTDRRQLTGAYRGDELVATFAAFESTLNVGPNTLLPVSLISNVTVRPTHRRNGILRRMMTDHLREAAAAGMAIAALTVSEATIYRRFGFGVATWVSHVALTTDTRFRMLAEPRGRCELIETADLATLGPQVFAAFHAAHPGSVDRHAATWNRVTGTATEKDDANPGIYAAAHYDEAGQVDGYVSYLFKGWDTAPHTLEVIDLVAADDNAYLGLWEFLASVDLVERIEWQAAPADDPLRWAVANWRSLALTGLEDLLWIRVLDVVAAFEARAYLGSGSVVLQVTDALGYANGTYRLAVVDGQATVTRDDSAAPDVSVEAPTLGSLYLGGVDAVTLAAAGQLVEHTPNAALRLRALLAPVASVYGSTHF; from the coding sequence ATGAGCTCCACCGACGATTACGGCTTCCGAACCTTCCCCGCTGCGGAGGCCGACCCGGCGACGAATACCTGGATCCAGGCCGAACGCCGCGGCTTTCACGACACCCGAGCCACCGACGAGCAGCTCGCGCGGACGGCCGACCATCTCGTCACAGACCGACGCCAGCTCACCGGCGCTTACCGCGGTGACGAGCTGGTGGCCACGTTCGCCGCCTTCGAAAGCACCCTGAACGTCGGGCCGAACACGCTTCTGCCGGTCAGTCTTATCTCCAACGTCACCGTGCGGCCCACCCACCGCCGCAACGGCATTCTGCGCCGCATGATGACCGACCATTTGCGTGAGGCTGCCGCCGCGGGCATGGCGATTGCTGCCCTCACGGTGTCGGAGGCCACAATCTACCGGCGGTTCGGCTTCGGCGTTGCGACCTGGGTCAGCCACGTCGCCCTCACTACTGACACGCGGTTCCGGATGCTCGCCGAACCTCGCGGGCGGTGCGAGTTGATCGAGACCGCCGACCTCGCCACCCTGGGCCCGCAGGTGTTCGCGGCCTTCCACGCGGCGCATCCCGGCTCGGTCGATCGGCACGCAGCGACCTGGAACCGTGTGACGGGCACGGCCACCGAGAAAGACGACGCGAACCCGGGCATCTATGCGGCTGCGCACTACGACGAGGCAGGGCAGGTCGACGGGTACGTGTCGTACCTGTTCAAGGGATGGGACACCGCGCCTCACACACTCGAGGTGATCGATCTGGTGGCGGCAGACGACAACGCGTATCTGGGCCTCTGGGAGTTTCTCGCATCCGTCGACCTGGTCGAACGCATCGAGTGGCAGGCCGCACCTGCCGACGATCCGCTGCGCTGGGCGGTTGCCAACTGGCGTTCGCTCGCGCTGACGGGGCTCGAAGATCTGCTGTGGATTCGCGTACTCGACGTCGTGGCGGCATTCGAGGCGCGGGCCTATCTCGGTTCAGGGTCGGTTGTTCTGCAGGTCACGGATGCTCTGGGTTACGCCAACGGGACGTACCGGCTCGCCGTGGTGGATGGTCAGGCAACGGTGACTCGCGACGATTCGGCCGCACCCGACGTCTCTGTCGAGGCGCCAACGCTCGGCTCGCTCTACCTTGGCGGTGTCGACGCGGTGACGCTTGCCGCGGCAGGGCAGCTCGTGGAACACACTCCGAACGCGGCCCTTCGCCTTCGCGCTCTGCTTGCGCCGGTCGCGTCGGTCTACGGGTCCACTCACTTCTGA
- a CDS encoding maleylacetate reductase produces MRFDYDQLPGTVVFGRGAAQAELAAQFDALGLQNVMLVAGGSTLAEARRLTSEVDDRIGSVFTNVLPHVPTAVAEEARAQALATGADGLLSVGGGSTTGTAKIVALTSHLPIIAIPTTYAGSEMTPVWGLTTDARKETGIDRAVLPRTVIYDSTLTRTLPLDLAIASGFNALAHCVEAFWGPGENPVTSLHAGAGIRALAEGMRGVHGGAPTDDDYDQLLYGAYLAGSSFAVAGSGLHHKICHALGGAFNLPHAQTHAVMLPHVLAFNAGSIGADADAIAAALGAPKAAEGLWSLGRELDSPDNLEALGLKASQLDEAIAIVSAKLPIANPRPVTPDDIAAILTAAFSPAAGR; encoded by the coding sequence GTGAGATTCGACTACGACCAGCTGCCCGGCACCGTCGTCTTCGGGCGGGGCGCGGCCCAGGCCGAGTTGGCCGCCCAGTTCGACGCGCTCGGCCTGCAGAACGTGATGCTCGTAGCGGGCGGCTCGACACTTGCCGAAGCGCGAAGGCTCACCAGCGAAGTGGATGATCGCATCGGCTCCGTCTTCACGAACGTGTTGCCCCACGTTCCCACCGCGGTGGCAGAAGAAGCTCGCGCGCAGGCCCTGGCCACTGGCGCCGACGGGCTGCTCTCGGTCGGCGGTGGATCGACCACCGGAACCGCAAAGATCGTGGCCCTCACGAGTCACCTGCCGATCATCGCGATTCCGACGACGTACGCAGGTTCGGAGATGACCCCGGTGTGGGGCCTGACGACGGATGCCCGCAAAGAGACCGGCATCGACCGCGCGGTGTTACCGCGAACGGTGATCTACGATTCCACTCTCACCCGCACTCTGCCGCTCGACCTGGCGATCGCCTCAGGGTTCAACGCGCTGGCGCACTGCGTCGAGGCCTTCTGGGGCCCGGGGGAGAACCCGGTGACGAGCCTGCACGCTGGGGCGGGCATCCGGGCCCTCGCCGAAGGCATGCGCGGCGTTCACGGCGGCGCGCCCACCGACGATGACTACGATCAGCTGCTCTACGGTGCGTATCTCGCGGGCAGCTCGTTCGCTGTTGCCGGCTCGGGGCTGCATCACAAGATCTGCCACGCGCTCGGCGGTGCGTTCAATCTGCCGCACGCGCAGACGCACGCGGTCATGTTGCCGCACGTTCTCGCGTTCAACGCTGGCTCGATCGGCGCGGATGCCGACGCTATCGCCGCTGCGCTCGGCGCGCCCAAAGCCGCCGAGGGCCTGTGGAGCCTCGGGCGCGAACTCGACTCGCCCGACAACCTCGAGGCACTGGGGCTGAAGGCATCGCAGCTCGACGAGGCGATCGCCATCGTCAGTGCGAAGCTGCCGATTGCAAACCCCCGACCGGTCACGCCCGACGATATCGCGGCCATTCTCACAGCCGCCTTCTCTCCGGCGGCGGGTAGGTAG
- a CDS encoding FAD-dependent monooxygenase, producing MATFDDGISLTAIPDSNVVHTDVLIVGSGPAGSAAALALSTLGIANMMITKYRWTANTPRAHITNQRSMEFFRDMGIEEQVLAEATPHALIGDTVFCTSIAGEELGRILTWGTHPARLADYTLASPTLPCDMPQNYLEPILVKNATVRGTQTRFSSEYLSHVQDADGVDVEVLDRVTGTRYTVRAKYVIGADGARSAVAADLGLPYEGAMDIAGSMNITFTADIEELVRHRPSVLYWVVQPGSNVGGIGAGLVRMVRPWNEWLIVWGYDINEPAPVVDEAMATQIVRNLLGVPDLDVVITGTSLWGNNEMFATHLQKGRVFAAGDAIHRHPPSNGLGSNTSIQDSYNLAWKLAAVIRGQAGAALLDTYSAERAPVARQIVTRANKSSREFGQLFDALGLLGATTEQQMVDAIEERKANTPAGAAKRAALQQAMELKHYEFNAHGVELGQFYTSTAVVSDGSTKPEPTRDPELYFVPSTVPGSPLPHAWVGDARLKVSTLDLAPSTQFTLFTGITGQKWADAAPAIAARLGITLEPVVVGPGQAFSDLYFDWARLREIDEDGVLLVRPDKIIAWRSRSMVGDPEAALEAALRSVLSLG from the coding sequence ATGGCGACTTTTGACGATGGAATCTCTCTGACCGCCATCCCCGATTCGAACGTGGTGCACACCGACGTTCTGATCGTCGGTTCGGGGCCGGCAGGTTCCGCCGCGGCACTGGCGCTCTCGACCCTCGGCATCGCGAACATGATGATCACGAAGTACCGGTGGACGGCGAACACGCCCCGCGCGCACATCACGAACCAGCGCTCGATGGAGTTCTTCCGCGACATGGGCATCGAGGAGCAGGTGCTCGCCGAGGCCACGCCGCACGCCCTGATCGGCGACACCGTCTTCTGCACCTCGATCGCCGGCGAGGAGCTCGGGCGCATTCTCACCTGGGGCACGCACCCGGCCCGTTTGGCGGACTACACGCTCGCCTCGCCGACCCTGCCGTGCGACATGCCGCAGAACTACCTCGAACCGATTCTCGTGAAGAATGCCACCGTGCGTGGCACGCAGACCCGGTTCTCGAGCGAGTACCTCTCTCATGTTCAGGATGCCGACGGGGTCGACGTCGAGGTGCTCGACCGTGTCACGGGCACGCGTTACACCGTGCGGGCGAAGTACGTGATCGGCGCCGACGGGGCTCGTTCGGCCGTGGCTGCCGACCTGGGGCTGCCGTACGAGGGCGCCATGGACATCGCCGGCTCGATGAACATCACATTCACCGCCGACATCGAAGAGCTGGTGAGGCACCGGCCATCCGTTCTCTACTGGGTCGTGCAGCCCGGGTCGAATGTGGGCGGCATCGGCGCCGGGCTCGTGCGCATGGTTCGGCCGTGGAACGAGTGGCTGATCGTCTGGGGGTACGACATCAACGAACCGGCCCCGGTGGTCGACGAGGCCATGGCCACCCAGATCGTGCGCAACCTGCTCGGGGTGCCCGACCTCGACGTGGTGATCACCGGTACCTCGCTCTGGGGCAACAACGAGATGTTCGCGACGCACCTGCAGAAGGGGCGGGTCTTCGCGGCCGGAGACGCGATCCACCGGCACCCGCCGAGCAACGGGCTCGGGTCGAACACGTCGATCCAGGATTCGTACAATCTCGCGTGGAAGCTGGCGGCGGTCATCCGGGGCCAGGCGGGCGCAGCCCTGCTCGACACCTATAGCGCTGAACGGGCGCCGGTCGCCCGGCAGATCGTGACGCGCGCGAACAAGTCGTCGAGAGAATTCGGCCAGCTGTTCGACGCCCTCGGCCTCCTCGGTGCGACGACCGAACAGCAGATGGTCGACGCCATCGAGGAGCGCAAGGCGAATACACCGGCGGGCGCGGCCAAGCGGGCTGCGCTGCAGCAGGCCATGGAGCTGAAGCACTACGAGTTCAACGCGCACGGAGTCGAACTCGGCCAGTTCTACACGTCGACTGCGGTTGTCTCCGACGGCTCGACCAAGCCCGAACCCACGCGTGACCCCGAGCTCTATTTCGTGCCGTCGACGGTGCCGGGTTCGCCGCTTCCGCATGCCTGGGTCGGTGACGCACGCCTCAAGGTGTCGACCCTCGACCTCGCACCCAGCACGCAGTTCACCCTGTTCACCGGCATCACGGGCCAGAAATGGGCGGATGCTGCGCCGGCCATCGCCGCTCGACTCGGTATCACGCTCGAACCGGTGGTCGTCGGCCCCGGGCAGGCGTTCAGCGACCTCTACTTCGACTGGGCGCGGCTGCGGGAGATCGACGAAGACGGAGTGCTGCTCGTGCGACCCGACAAGATCATCGCGTGGCGATCGCGCTCGATGGTCGGCGACCCGGAGGCGGCACTCGAGGCCGCGCTTCGGAGTGTGCTCAGCCTCGGCTGA
- a CDS encoding alpha/beta hydrolase, whose protein sequence is MSGSPAGWLDPSPRAADTTAPINPHLATEWQTWGALSADARLGLLAVHGRGQSPDFMRTLCERIGADGTLDDVAALAPRAAESSWYPKPFMQPVVSNQPRLDQALAAIDAGLARFDAAGIEPARVVLLGFSQGACLLSQFALTRPRRYAALLLMAGGYIGGDSAPAAFEGDLAATPALLRCASDDAWVPAARVEQTAAELRRLGAVVDVEIEPGSEHIVTDASIGAVRRLLRQL, encoded by the coding sequence GTGAGCGGTTCCCCCGCGGGCTGGCTCGATCCGAGCCCTCGGGCCGCCGACACCACCGCGCCCATCAATCCGCACCTCGCGACGGAGTGGCAGACGTGGGGTGCGCTGTCGGCGGATGCCCGGCTCGGGTTGCTCGCCGTACACGGCCGCGGCCAATCGCCCGACTTCATGCGCACCCTGTGCGAGCGCATCGGGGCCGACGGCACGCTCGACGACGTCGCCGCACTGGCGCCCAGAGCGGCAGAGAGCAGCTGGTACCCGAAGCCGTTCATGCAGCCGGTGGTGTCGAACCAACCTCGGCTCGACCAGGCGTTGGCCGCCATCGACGCCGGTCTGGCGCGATTCGACGCAGCGGGCATTGAACCGGCTCGCGTCGTGCTGCTCGGTTTCTCGCAGGGCGCCTGCCTGCTCTCGCAATTTGCCCTGACCAGACCGCGCCGGTATGCGGCACTCCTGCTGATGGCCGGTGGGTACATCGGCGGCGACTCCGCACCGGCCGCGTTCGAGGGCGATCTCGCGGCGACACCGGCGTTGCTGCGCTGCGCGAGCGACGATGCCTGGGTTCCTGCCGCTCGGGTCGAACAGACGGCGGCTGAGCTGCGCCGACTGGGCGCCGTCGTCGACGTCGAGATCGAACCGGGATCTGAACACATCGTGACCGACGCTTCCATCGGGGCCGTGCGTCGACTGCTTCGGCAGCTCTGA
- a CDS encoding dioxygenase, protein MDAVFDDEEQQRAREDAVTEQVVASFETSTDPRYEQVMSSLVRHLHGFIRDVRLTPGEWDAAIAFLTRAGQITDENRQEFILLSDVLGASMMTVGVNSPPRSDATESTVFGPFFVHNAPLIGLGDDIGEGMAGRPCYVHGRVTGTDGSGLAGARVEVWAADEAGFYDVQYEGHALAGRAHMFTDENGRFDFWTVQPAAYPIPYDGPVGDLLRAAERSPMRPAHIHFMVVAEGYVTLITHIFVAGDQYLDSDAVFGVKPSLITEFIEHEPGEAPRGHVVDSTWSEAVFDIVLAPER, encoded by the coding sequence ATGGATGCCGTATTCGACGACGAAGAGCAGCAGCGCGCTCGCGAAGACGCGGTGACAGAACAGGTCGTGGCCAGTTTCGAAACGTCGACCGACCCGCGCTACGAGCAGGTCATGTCGAGCCTGGTGCGGCACCTGCACGGCTTCATTCGGGATGTTCGGCTCACCCCTGGCGAATGGGACGCCGCCATCGCCTTCCTGACCCGCGCCGGCCAGATCACCGACGAGAACCGGCAGGAGTTCATCCTGCTCTCCGACGTGCTCGGCGCATCCATGATGACGGTCGGCGTCAACTCGCCCCCACGCTCTGACGCCACGGAATCGACCGTATTCGGGCCATTCTTCGTGCACAACGCCCCCCTCATCGGGCTGGGCGACGACATCGGCGAGGGCATGGCCGGCCGACCCTGCTACGTGCACGGTCGGGTCACTGGCACCGACGGCTCCGGGCTGGCCGGCGCCCGCGTCGAGGTGTGGGCCGCCGACGAGGCCGGGTTCTACGACGTGCAGTACGAAGGCCACGCCCTCGCCGGCCGCGCCCACATGTTCACCGACGAGAACGGCCGCTTCGACTTCTGGACGGTTCAACCCGCCGCCTACCCGATTCCGTACGATGGGCCCGTGGGCGACCTGCTTCGCGCCGCCGAGCGGTCTCCCATGCGGCCGGCGCACATCCACTTCATGGTGGTGGCCGAGGGTTACGTGACGCTGATCACGCACATCTTCGTCGCTGGCGACCAGTACCTCGACAGCGACGCCGTCTTCGGGGTGAAACCGAGCCTCATCACCGAGTTCATCGAGCACGAGCCGGGCGAAGCGCCCCGCGGTCACGTCGTCGACTCCACGTGGAGCGAGGCTGTGTTCGATATCGTTCTGGCGCCGGAGCGGTGA
- a CDS encoding VOC family protein: MTYVTGSHHVTLSVGHAQEDVDFHTRVLGMRFIKKTVLYDGHEPVYHLYYSNANGDPSSVVTTFPWAQAGLYGIRGTNQAREVMLSVPVDSLDWWAKRFAQHDIEATADAVFGQRRLNFAHPSGIEYVFVENHGDPREGFTGNGVPSEYAIHGIHGIGIHVYDHDRMVDFGKEVFFATGDVFEEGDRARFQVGENIGFGNWVELTGDRQGPQGTWRYGAGAYHHFAWNLDTLENQSEVKFDIEGAGYTDISELKDRTYFKSHYVRTPGGALFELAVTHNEGGWDCDESPEELGRAFMLPPQFEHERESIMSRLEPLRDED, encoded by the coding sequence ATGACGTACGTAACCGGCTCGCACCACGTGACACTTTCTGTCGGCCACGCGCAAGAAGACGTCGACTTTCACACCCGGGTTCTCGGCATGCGGTTCATCAAGAAGACCGTGCTGTACGACGGCCACGAGCCGGTTTACCACCTGTACTACTCGAACGCGAATGGTGATCCGTCGTCGGTTGTCACCACCTTTCCGTGGGCGCAGGCCGGGCTGTACGGCATCCGTGGTACCAACCAGGCGCGCGAGGTCATGCTCTCGGTGCCGGTCGACTCGCTCGATTGGTGGGCGAAACGGTTCGCGCAGCACGACATCGAAGCGACTGCCGACGCGGTCTTCGGCCAGCGCCGCCTGAACTTCGCCCACCCCTCGGGCATCGAGTACGTCTTCGTCGAGAACCACGGCGACCCGCGGGAGGGTTTCACCGGCAATGGCGTGCCCAGCGAGTACGCGATCCACGGCATCCATGGCATCGGAATCCACGTCTACGACCACGACCGCATGGTCGACTTCGGCAAAGAGGTGTTCTTCGCCACGGGCGACGTCTTCGAAGAGGGCGACCGCGCCCGCTTCCAGGTCGGCGAGAACATCGGATTCGGCAACTGGGTCGAGCTCACCGGCGATCGCCAGGGCCCGCAGGGCACGTGGAGGTACGGGGCCGGCGCGTACCACCACTTCGCGTGGAACCTCGACACCCTCGAGAACCAGAGCGAGGTCAAGTTCGACATCGAGGGCGCCGGTTACACCGACATCTCCGAACTCAAAGACCGAACCTACTTCAAGTCGCACTACGTTCGCACCCCCGGCGGTGCCCTGTTCGAGCTCGCCGTCACGCACAACGAAGGCGGCTGGGACTGCGACGAGTCGCCCGAAGAACTCGGCCGTGCCTTCATGCTCCCCCCGCAGTTCGAGCACGAGCGCGAGAGCATCATGAGCCGACTCGAACCGCTGCGCGACGAAGACTGA
- a CDS encoding helix-turn-helix transcriptional regulator — protein MVVEIELTDEEVNRIFRALADATRRDIVRRTLVAEVSVSQLAESYDMSFAAVQKHVAVLEEASLVTKEARGRERMVRGVPDRIRQAQRLLDQLEQLWRSRIDRLDALLGEPRQNENAEHEHPEHEHLEHEHPELERKKPNENEKG, from the coding sequence ATGGTTGTAGAAATAGAACTCACTGACGAAGAGGTGAACCGCATCTTCCGGGCCCTCGCCGACGCGACCCGACGCGACATTGTTCGCCGAACGCTCGTCGCCGAGGTCTCGGTGTCGCAGCTCGCCGAATCGTATGACATGTCATTCGCGGCCGTGCAGAAGCACGTGGCCGTGCTGGAGGAGGCGAGTCTCGTGACCAAAGAAGCGCGGGGGCGGGAGCGGATGGTGCGAGGCGTGCCCGATCGCATCCGCCAGGCGCAGCGCCTGCTCGACCAGCTCGAGCAGCTCTGGCGCTCGAGAATCGACCGCCTCGATGCCCTGCTCGGCGAACCTCGCCAGAACGAGAATGCGGAGCACGAGCATCCGGAGCACGAGCATCTGGAGCACGAGCATCCGGAGCTCGAAAGAAAGAAACCCAACGAGAACGAGAAAGGCTGA
- a CDS encoding SRPBCC family protein, producing the protein MPVTTVEKDLDQLTITIVADFTASLQRLWDAYLDPRQIERFWGPPTYPATFLRHDAVSGGRSVYKMTGPTGDEHYGCWEWEALTPGTSFEVVDWFADATGAPNTELPSTRMTLTFEATGTGSRLTSIAKFGSLEQLEQLVEMGMLEGTREAMSQIDAVLADLAAFAADRAVDAQFLSDTQVRVARVIRGPLDEVWRAHTDAELMKQWLLGPDGWTMPVCEIATNVGDTYRYEWEPAGGGQGFGFTGELLESEAPTRAVTTEAMIGTDFPATRNELTLTPVETGTLLTLVITYANVEQRDAILATGMTDGMETSYARLEGLIGNNVPA; encoded by the coding sequence ATGCCCGTAACAACCGTCGAGAAAGACCTCGACCAGCTCACCATCACCATCGTCGCCGATTTCACGGCATCACTCCAGCGGCTGTGGGACGCGTATCTCGACCCCCGGCAGATCGAGCGGTTCTGGGGCCCGCCCACCTACCCCGCCACGTTCCTTCGCCACGACGCCGTGTCGGGCGGCCGCAGCGTCTACAAGATGACCGGCCCGACGGGCGACGAGCACTACGGGTGCTGGGAGTGGGAGGCGCTCACCCCAGGCACCTCGTTCGAGGTGGTCGACTGGTTCGCCGATGCGACCGGCGCGCCGAACACCGAGCTCCCGTCGACCCGCATGACGCTCACCTTCGAAGCGACAGGCACCGGCTCCCGCCTGACGAGCATCGCGAAATTCGGCTCACTCGAACAGCTCGAGCAGCTCGTCGAGATGGGCATGCTCGAGGGCACCAGAGAGGCGATGTCGCAGATCGACGCCGTGCTCGCCGACCTTGCGGCCTTCGCCGCCGACAGGGCTGTGGATGCCCAGTTCCTCAGTGACACGCAGGTGCGCGTTGCCCGCGTCATCCGGGGCCCGCTCGACGAGGTCTGGCGCGCGCACACCGACGCCGAGCTGATGAAGCAGTGGCTTCTCGGCCCCGACGGGTGGACGATGCCGGTGTGCGAGATCGCCACGAACGTCGGTGACACGTACCGCTATGAGTGGGAGCCGGCGGGCGGCGGCCAGGGCTTCGGTTTCACAGGCGAGCTGCTCGAATCCGAAGCGCCGACCCGTGCGGTCACGACCGAAGCCATGATCGGCACTGACTTCCCGGCGACGCGCAACGAGCTCACGCTCACGCCCGTGGAGACGGGCACGCTTCTCACGCTCGTGATCACGTACGCGAACGTCGAGCAACGCGACGCCATTCTCGCGACGGGCATGACCGACGGCATGGAGACGAGTTACGCGCGGCTCGAAGGGCTGATCGGGAACAACGTGCCCGCCTAG
- a CDS encoding patatin-like phospholipase family protein: MTNGALVLAGGGLSGIAWETGLLLGIQDVEPEAAARIIGAPTTLIGTSAGSNVAAHLAAGTPLQRLFDRQLEEKTAEVYVEVDFVSFMASMAEAQAEANSADDARRRIGTIAMNTETIDRAIRRGVIESRLGDLEWNNRDLRITAVDADTGVPLIFDRDSGVSLVDAVEASSAVPGVWPVVPIAGHRYIDGGVRTMANADLAAGFDPVLVLIPQAERTPAGASISPAELEALAPSRVHVVYADDVSLAAFGANPLDPGVRRPSALAGRTLGQSIAAEVAAFWRG; the protein is encoded by the coding sequence ATGACAAATGGTGCATTGGTTCTTGCTGGTGGCGGTCTCTCGGGCATCGCGTGGGAGACGGGGTTGCTGCTTGGCATCCAGGATGTCGAGCCTGAGGCGGCGGCCCGCATCATTGGTGCACCGACGACGCTGATCGGCACCTCGGCTGGCTCGAACGTCGCGGCTCACCTTGCTGCGGGAACACCACTTCAGCGTCTTTTCGACCGGCAACTCGAGGAGAAGACTGCTGAAGTCTACGTCGAGGTGGACTTCGTCTCGTTCATGGCGAGCATGGCCGAGGCTCAGGCCGAAGCGAACTCGGCCGATGACGCTCGCAGGAGGATCGGAACGATCGCCATGAACACCGAGACGATCGACCGTGCCATTCGTCGTGGTGTGATCGAATCCCGGCTCGGCGATCTGGAGTGGAACAATCGTGATCTGCGCATCACTGCTGTCGATGCCGACACCGGAGTTCCCCTGATCTTCGACCGCGATTCCGGTGTCTCGCTCGTCGATGCGGTTGAGGCGAGCTCGGCGGTGCCGGGAGTCTGGCCGGTCGTTCCCATCGCGGGTCACCGTTATATCGACGGCGGCGTGCGCACCATGGCGAACGCCGATCTGGCTGCCGGTTTCGATCCTGTGCTGGTGTTGATTCCGCAGGCCGAGCGTACGCCTGCTGGTGCCTCGATCAGCCCGGCCGAACTCGAAGCTCTTGCGCCGTCGCGCGTGCACGTGGTGTACGCCGACGATGTTTCTCTCGCTGCTTTCGGAGCCAACCCGCTCGACCCGGGCGTGCGCAGGCCGTCGGCGCTCGCCGGCCGTACTCTTGGCCAGAGCATCGCGGCGGAGGTTGCCGCCTTCTGGCGTGGGTGA
- a CDS encoding TetR/AcrR family transcriptional regulator: protein MTANGNEAVRARDEPDGSRAADSPTIKTRDAGNTRRLLLTAARTRFARDGYSATTVRDIAADANVNVALINRYFASKEGLFEACLNTVEELDALDETSSTLEQMIQNMAARVAELPSDSYPLQLLLLLRSSGDEKADAIRRSILHSYSERIAATAGWSPDDESSEHLLLRAQIALATSLGIVLLRSSSGLEPLSSASAGELTDPLGDLLASLLEPPSVQRE, encoded by the coding sequence ATGACCGCCAATGGCAATGAAGCCGTGAGGGCTCGCGATGAGCCTGATGGCAGCCGGGCGGCCGACAGCCCCACAATCAAGACTCGCGACGCCGGAAACACCCGCCGATTGCTCCTCACCGCCGCACGAACCCGGTTTGCCCGCGATGGCTACAGCGCCACCACCGTCAGAGACATTGCAGCCGACGCCAATGTGAACGTCGCGCTCATCAATCGCTATTTCGCCTCAAAGGAGGGGCTCTTCGAGGCGTGTTTGAACACCGTCGAAGAACTGGATGCCCTCGACGAGACGTCATCGACGCTCGAGCAGATGATCCAGAACATGGCTGCACGGGTGGCAGAGTTGCCTTCCGATTCGTACCCCCTGCAATTACTCCTCCTGCTGCGATCGTCTGGCGATGAGAAGGCCGACGCGATCAGGCGCAGCATCCTGCATTCCTACTCCGAACGCATCGCGGCGACAGCGGGCTGGTCACCCGACGATGAGAGCAGCGAGCACCTCCTATTGCGTGCCCAGATCGCGCTCGCCACGAGTCTGGGCATCGTGCTGCTTCGATCATCATCGGGACTGGAGCCACTGTCGTCAGCGAGTGCCGGTGAACTCACAGACCCGCTGGGCGACCTTCTCGCGTCGCTTCTGGAGCCCCCATCCGTTCAGCGGGAGTAA